A stretch of the Papaver somniferum cultivar HN1 chromosome 6, ASM357369v1, whole genome shotgun sequence genome encodes the following:
- the LOC113291424 gene encoding scopoletin glucosyltransferase-like, with protein MASEISQQHPLHVFIFPVTAQGHMIPMINIAKLFASRGVKATIITTPLNAITLSNTIDQDRLSGLDINIQTIPFPAVQVGLPEGMESVNQITSPDMLPKFFLAMSMLQEPFEKLLEKYHPDFIVGDMFLPWTTEAAAKFGTPRLIFHGTNIFSHCVAASLKSDKPFESIMNDKESFLVPGLPDKIEMTISQVPEYIIGSDSLYSKVLEKVRESEQKSFGVLANSFYELESAYADHYKNILGIRAWQIGPLSLRNNDTLDNAQRRNTLSIEEHSILDWLDSNQPNSVIYVSFGSMSKLSSVQLTEIAISLEDSRCSFIWVVRKMTTGEENFLPEGFEERMQGKGLIIREWAPQVLILDHPAVGGFMTHCGWNSILEGISAGVPMITWPMFAEQFYNEIFVTQVLKIGSKVGAEEWKDWVQTTDVSVKKEKISKALTQLMSDGGDENKEMRKRVAELSEKAKSAVKEDGSSYVQLTALIEELKMYNK; from the coding sequence ATGGCATCTGAAATTTCCCAACAGCATCCACTTCATGTCTTCATTTTCCCTGTCACAGCTCAAGGTCATATGATCCCAATGATCAACATTGCAAAACTATTTGCTTCTCGTGGTGTTAAAGCTACTATTATTACCACACCTCTTAACGCAATAACCCTTTCAAATACTATCGATCAGGATAGATTATCTGGTCTGGATATCAATATTCAGACAATTCCATTCCCTGCAGTTCAGGTCGGGTTGCCGGAAGGAATGGAAAGTGTTAACCAAATCACTTCACCTGACATGTTGCCTAAATTCTTCTTAGCTATGAGCATGCTCCAAGAGCCATTCGAGAAGCTCTTAGAAAAATATCACCCAGATTTCATTGTTGGTGATATGTTCTTACCTTGGACGACTGAGGCGGCGGCAAAATTTGGCACTCCTCGGTTGATCTTTCATGGAACAAACATATTTTCTCATTGTGTCGCCGCGAGCCTGAAGAGTGACAAACCATTTGAGAGCATTATGAACGATAAAGAATCTTTTTTGGTCCCAGGTTTGCCTGACAAGATCGAGATGACCATATCTCAAGTGCCTGAATATATTATTGGTAGTGATTCCTTGTATAGTAAAGTGCTGGAGAAAGTCAGGGAATCGGAGCAGAAGAGCTTTGGAGTTCTTGCGAACAGCTTCTACGAGCTGGAGTCAGCATATGCTGACCATTACAAGAATATTCTCGGAATAAGAGCATGGCAAATTGGTCCTCTTTCGCTTCGAAACAATGATACATTAGACAATGCGCAAAGGAGAAACACATTATCTATTGAAGAACATAGCATTTTGGATTGGCTCGATTCCAACCAACCAAACTCAGTTATTTATGTGTCCTTCGGCAGTATGTCTAAACTCTCTAGCGTTCAATTGACTGAAATAGCAATTAGTCTCGAGGATTCGAGATGCTCATTTATTTGGGTTGTGAGAAAAATGACTACCGGGGAGGAAAATTTCTTACCAGAAGGCTTCGAAGAGCGAATGCAAGGGAAGGGGTTGATAATTAGAGAATGGGCACCGCAAGTGCTAATCCTGGATCATCCAGCGGTTGGCGGATTCATGACTCATTGTGGGTGGAATTCTATTTTGGAAGGTATATCTGCAGGTGTTCCTATGATAACTTGGCCTATGTTTGCAGAACAGTTCTATAATGAGATATTTGTCACTCAAGTGCTGAAAATTGGAAGCAAAGTTGGCGCTGAGGAATGGAAAGACTGGGTTCAAACGACAGATGTATCTGTGAAGAAGGAGAAAATATCCAAGGCACTCACGCAGCTGATGAGTGATGGTGGAGACGAAAACAAGGAGATGCGAAAGCGAGTGGCCGAACTTAGTGAAAAGGCGAAAAGCGCTGTAAAGGAAGACGGCTCGTCTTATGTCCAGCTAACTGCTTTGATTGAGGAATTGAAAATGTATAACAAGTAA
- the LOC113289131 gene encoding scopoletin glucosyltransferase-like, with protein MGSEAPPPPSHQLHGFFFPLMAYGHMIPMFDVARMFAARGVKATIITTPINASTFTKNAERDRLSGLDIDIQILRFPTEETGLPEGCENVNDIDAPEMIPNFFNAVNMLQEPLEQLFEDYHPDFIVADMFLHWATESAGKFGIPRFVFHGTNIFCQCVEYSLNLYKPDQGIASDTEAFVVPGLPDKIEMTKLQMPDHLKLDSPFSEMLVKIRYSEIKSYGVLVNSFYDLEPAYADYYRNVMGRTAWQIGPVSLLNRNTVDKAQRGKQSAVDEHYVLNWLDPKEPNSVLYICFGSTSRMNNAQLLEIAMALENSSVSFVWVIRTTGNNKDERFLPEGYEERMEGKGMIIRGWAPQVLILDHTSVGGFMTHCGWNSTLEGLSAGVPMITWPLFAEQFHNEKLVTQVLKTGIPAGAGKWQQWLETKEISVHKEKIEKAIQLLMGDGNEAKEMRRKAKELGEMARKAVEDGGSSHTEFTSLIEELKVSKKAST; from the coding sequence ATGGGTTCAGAAGCTCCACCTCCTCCTTCTCATCAACTTCATGGTTTCTTTTTTCCGCTCATGGCTTATGGGCATATGATTCCAATGTTTGATGTTGCAAGAATGTTTGCTGCACGAGGAGTTAAAGCCACCATAATTACGACTCCTATAAACGCCTCCACCTTCACGAAGAATGCAGAGCGGGATAGATTGTCAGGTCTAGATATCGATATTCAAATACTTCGGTTTCCTACTGAAGAAACCGGTTTGCCTGAAGGATGCGAAAATGTCAACGACATAGATGCACCTGAAATGATTCCTAATTTCTTCAATGCTGTCAACATGCTCCAAGAACCATTGGAGCAGCTCTTTGAGGATTACCACCCAGATTTCATCGTGGCTGATATGTTCTTACATTGGGCAACTGAGAGTGCAGGCAAATTTGGCATCCCTCGCTTTGTGTTCCATGGAACAAATATATTTTGTCAGTGCGTTGAATATAGCTTGAATCTCTACAAACCTGACCAAGGTATTGCTTCTGATACAGAGGCCTTTGTGGTTCCGGGCCTCCCTGACAAGATAGAAATGACTAAGCTACAGATGCCTGATCACTTAAAGTTGGATTCACCTTTTTCTGAAATGCTTGTCAAAATAAGATATTCTGAGATAAAGAGTTATGGAGTTTTGGTAAACAGCTTCTATGATTTGGAGCCAGCATATGCAGATTATTACAGGAATGTTATGGGAAGAACAGCATGGCAAATAGGCCCGGTTTCTCTCCTGAATAGGAACACTGTAGATAAAGCTCAAAGAGGAAAGCAATCGGCTGTCGATGAGCATTATGTCCTAAACTGGCTGGACCCCAAGGAACCAAATTCAGTTCTTTACATCTGTTTCGGGAGCACTTCAAGAATGAACAATGCTCAATTACTTGAAATAGCGATGGCTCTTGAAAATTCAAGTGTTTCATTTGTTTGGGTTATACGGACAACTGGGAACAACAAAGACGAGAGATTTTTACCCGAAGGTTATGAAGAGAGAATGGAAGGGAAGGGTATGATAATTAGAGGATGGGCACCACAAGTGCTTATCCTAGATCATACGTCCGTCGGAGGGTTCATGACACATTGTGGTTGGAACTCTACGCTTGAAGGTTTAAGCGCAGGAGTTCCCATGATTACCTGGCCTTTGTTCGCAGAGCAATTCCACAACGAGAAACTTGTTACTCAGGTGTTGAAGACCGGAATTCCAGCTGGAGCTGGGAAATGGCAACAATGGTtggaaacaaaagaaatatcagtGCATAAAGAAAAGATAGAGAAGGCAATTCAACTGTTGATGGGTGATGGAAATGAAGCTAAAGAGATGAGAAGAAAAGCCAAAGAACTAGGTGAAATGGCTAGGAAAGCTGTAGAAGATGGTGGGTCATCTCACACCGAATTTACTTCTCTGATCGAGGAGTTGAAAGTCTCTAAAAAGGCATCAACATAG
- the LOC113289132 gene encoding UDP-glucose flavonoid 3-O-glucosyltransferase 7-like has protein sequence MGDRDRSEKMNFLVPGLPDKIEMTMSELPEKSSATSEFAKLMERIRESEMQSYGAIINSFYEFEPAYANHHAKVMGRKAWQIGPVSLRNVDPVDKAQRGKTSSVNEHCVLSWLDSKKINSVLYICFGSVSRISNNQLVEIAMGLEDSDVPFVWVIRKLENDEKQMPLHEGFEDRIKGKGLIITGWSPQVLILDHPAVGGFMTHCGWNSVLEGITAGVPLITWPVFGEQFHNQKFVTEVARVGIQVGVEKWNFWIDGKNVSVKKEKIVKAVTQLMSSDGEETTEMRNRVKPLSEMAFTAVKEGGSSYTNLTALIEELKNKYNMT, from the exons ATGGGCGACCGAGACCGCAG TGAAAAGATGAACTTTTTGGTGCCGGGTCTCCCTGACAAGATTGAGATGACCATGTCAGAATTGCCAGAAAAATCATCAGCTACATCTGAGTTCGCTAAACTGATGGAAAGAATTAGAGAGTCAGAGATGCAGAGCTACGGAGCTATCATTAACAGCTTCTACGAGTTTGAACCCGCTTACGCCAATCATCATGCAAAAGTCATGGGGAGAAAAGCATGGCAAATAGGTCCAGTTTCGCTACGAAATGTGGATCCAGTCGATAAAGCTCAAAGAGGCAAGACGTCCTCCGTTAATGAACATTGCGTTTTGAGTTGGCTCGACTCAAAGAAGATAAATTCAGTTCTTTATATTTGTTTTGGCAGTGTCTCTAGAATCAGTAATAATCAGTTGGTGGAAATAGCAATGGGTCTCGAAGATTCAGATGTTCCGTTTGTTTGGGTTATCAGAAAACTGGAGAATGATGAGAAACAAATGCCTTTACATGAAGGATTCGAAGATAGAATAAAAGGGAAGGGCTTGATAATAACTGGCTGGTCACCTCAAGTTCTAATCCTCGACCATCCAGCAGTTGGTGGGTTCATGACTCACTGTGGGTGGAACTCAGTACTTGAAGGCATTACTGCAGGAGTTCCACTGATCACTTGGCCTGTGTTTGGAGAGCAATTCCATAACCAAAAGTTCGTTACAGAAGTTGCAAGGGTAGGAATTCAAGTTGGGGTTGAGAAGTGGAATTTTTGGATTGACGGGAAGAATGTGTCGGTCAAGAAGGAGAAGATTGTTAAAGCAGTAACTCAGCTAATGAGCAGTGACGGAGAGGAAACAACAGAAATGAGAAATCGAGTGAAGCCACTCAGTGAAATGGCTTTCACTGCTGTAAAAGAAGGTGGCTCATCTTATACAAATTTAACAGCTTTAATCGAGGAACTGAAAAACAAATATAACATGACTTAA
- the LOC113291425 gene encoding scopoletin glucosyltransferase-like — translation MSFHTSKTVGDQKKRTHSQILSNKSTQNFAVNNDQRCVKRKQEHSSNFKFLSFENPDFSDGTSKPWYERGKRKAPTSSTLNTLSSKSTTDFSSKSSLETHSIDLLKKEMKALHATIRALKIRVESLEKINRSVNCRERERSLGLDIHIQEIKFPAAEAGLPEGFESVNDLTSLDMVPNLSQAIKMLQEPLERLIEEHKPDFIFADVLLPFATEAASKYGVPRFVFHGTSFFSQCVDQSLISDREAFVVPGLPDKIEMTRLQLHDKFKDEDASPTVAREQIREAEEKCYGILVNSFYELEPAYGIHYEKVMRKRVWSIGPVSLRNKDNVDKIQRGMKTEIDEHFILNWLDSKKPQSVLYICFGSLSRFSNAQLLEIAAGVEDSGTSFIWVVRTIKKEEEEESCLPAGFEERTEGKGLIIREWAPQMLILDHPAVGGFMTHCGWNSILEGIRVGVEKWNSWIEPEDVGARKEEIANAVSQLMSDGEEGQNIRTRAKELSKMARKTVKEGGSSYENLTALIQELKMVKKSLSTRQ, via the exons ATGTCTTTTCATACAAGTAAAACAGTTGGTGATCAGAAGAAACGTACACATAGTCAAATTCTATCAAATAAATCAACACAAAATTTTGCTGTTAATAATGACCAGAGGTGCGTTAAGAGAAAACAAGAACACTCGTCTAACTTCAAATTCTTGAgttttgaaaatcctgattttagTGATGGAACATCTAAGCCCTGGTACGAACGTGGCAAAAGGAAGGCTCCTACGTCCAGTACTCTCAATACATTGAGCAGTAAATCTACTACAGATTTCTCGAGTAAATCGAGTTTAGAAACTCATAGTATTGATTTACTTAAGAAAGAAATGAAAGCACTTCATGCTACCATTCGAGCACTGAAGATTCGAGTAGAAAGTTTGGAAAAGATAAATAGAAGCGTAAACTGTCGAG AACGAGAGAGATCACTTGGATTGGATATTCATATCCAAGAGATCAAATTTCCTGCTGCAGAAGCTGGGTTACCTGAAGGTTTCGAAAGTGTCAATGACTTGACTTCGCTTGATATGGTTCCTAATCTCTCCCAGGCAATCAAGATGCTGCAAGAACCCTTGGAGCGTTTAATTGAAGAGCACAAGCCAGATTTCATTTTTGCGGATGTGCTTCTACCGTTTGCCACAGAAGCTGCAAGCAAGTACGGCGTTCCACGGTTTGTCTTTCATGGAACAAGTTTTTTCTCTCAGTGCGTTGACCAGAGCTTAATTTCAGATAGAGAAGCCTTTGTGGTACCTGGTCTCCCAGACAAGATAGAGATGACCAGGTTACAGTTGCACGACAAATTTAAGGATGAAGATGCGTCTCCTACTGTGGCTAGGGAGCAAATAAGAGAGGCAGAGGAAAAATGTTATGGGATTTTGGTGAACAGCTTCTACGAGTTGGAGCCAGCCTACGGAATTCATTACGAAAAGGTTATGaggaaaagagtatggtctattGGCCCTGTTTCCCTACGAAACAAGGATAATGTAGATAAAATTCAAAGGGGGATGAAAACTGAAATCGATGAACATTTTATTTTGAACTGGCTTGACAGCAAGAAACCACAATCGGTTCTTTACATATGCTTTGGAAGTCTCTCCAGATTCAGCAACGCTCAGTTGCTTGAAATAGCAGCGGGTGTCGAGGATTCCGGAACCTCTTTCATTTGGGTGGTAAGAACAATCAagaaagaagaggaggaagagagttgTTTACCTGCAGGTTTCGAAGAGAGAACGGAGGGCAAGGGTCTCATAATTAGAGAATGGGCACCACAGATGCTTATACTGGATCATCCAGCAGTTGGAGGTTTCATGACTCATTGCGGGTGGAACTCGATACTTGAAG GAATTCGAGTTGGGGTTGAGAAGTGGAATTCCTGGATAGAACCAGAAGATGTAGGGGCCAGGAAAGAGGAGATAGCGAATGCGGTCAGTCAGTTGATGAGTGATGGAGAAGAAGGACAAAACATAAGAACAAGAGCCAAAGAGCTCAGTAAAATGGCTAGGAAAACTGTAAAAGAAGGTGGCTCATCTTATGAAAATTTGACTGCTTTGATTCAGGAGCTTAAGATGGTTAAGAAGTCACTCTCAACCAGGCAGTAA
- the LOC113289130 gene encoding scopoletin glucosyltransferase-like, with amino-acid sequence MDSESDNQLHIFFFPFVAYGHMIPTIDIAKLFAARGVKTTIILTPLNASVLSSSIDRGRSLGLDIHIQVIKFPGVEAGLPEGVESCDDMTSPEMVPKIFLAVKMLQEPLEQLIEEHRPDVIVADMFIPFATEAASKYGIPRFVFHGTSFYSQCVEESLFCHKPYVGVTSDREPFLVPGLPDKIEMTRLQLNVHFKVENGFFTEVRNLFRDAEQKSYGILVNGFNELEPAYAMHYNKVLGKKAWAIGPVSLRNRDSVDKVQRGKKTAINEHVVLEWLDSKKPNSVLYICFGSMARFSKAQLLEMAVGLEDSRISFMWVIRTVKREEEESFLPEGFEDRKEGKGLVIREWAPQVLILDHPAVGGFMTHCGWNSILEGVSAGVPMITWPMFAEQFHNENFITRVLKIGIPVGVEKWNDWIDAEDVQVKKEKIANVISRLMGDEEEGKNMRMRAKELGKKAKVAVEEGGSSYENLSALIQELEMVKASTTRRRVP; translated from the coding sequence ATGGATTCTGAATCCGATAATCAGCTTCACATTTTCTTTTTTCCGTTTGTTGCTTACGGTCATATGATACCAACAATAGACATAGCTAAACTGTTTGCTGCTCGTGGTGTTAAAACCACAATCATCTTAACACCCCTTAATGCATCCGTCTTGTCCAGTTCTATAGATCGAGGAAGATCACTTGGGCTAGATATTCATATTCAAGTTATAAAATTCCCTGGTGTAGAAGCTGGGTTACCTGAAGGAGTGGAAAGTTGCGATGACATGACTTCACCTGAGATGGTTCCTAAAATCTTCTTAGCGGTCAAGATGCTCCAAGAACCCTTGGAACAGCTAATTGAAGAGCACCGGCCAGATGTCATTGTTGCTGATATGTTTATACCTTTCGCCACAGAAGCTGCAAGCAAGTATGGTATTCCGCGATTTGTCTTTCATGGAACTAGCTTTTACTCTCAGTGTGTTGAGGAGAGTTTATTCTGTCACAAACCTTATGTGGGCGTTACATCAGATAGAGAGCCATTCTTAGTACCAGGTCTTCCGGATAAGATAGAGATGACCAGGCTACAGTTGAATGTGCATTTTAAAGTCGAAAATGGGTTTTTTACTGAGGTTCGGAACCTATTTAGAGATGCAGAGCAAAAAAGCTATGGGATTTTGGTGAATGGCTTCAACGAGCTGGAACCAGCTTACGCAATGCACTACAACAAAGTTCTGGGCAAGAAAGCATGGGCAATTGGCCCTGTTTCCCTGCGAAACAGGGATAGCGTGGATAAAGTCCAAAGGGGGAAGAAAACCGCCATCAATGAACATGTTGTTTTGGAATGGCTTGACAGCAAGAAACCAAATTCTGTTCTTTACATCTGTTTTGGGAGTATGGCCAGATTCAGTAAGGCGCAGTTGCTTGAAATGGCAGTTGGTCTCGAGGATTCCAGAATTTCTTTCATGTGGGTTATAAGAACAGTTAAGAGAGAAGAGGAAGAGAGCTTCTTACCTGAAGGTTTTGAAGATAGAAAGGAGGGCAAGGGGCTGGTAATTAGAGAATGGGCGCCGCAGGTGCTCATACTGGATCATCCAGCAGTCGGAGGGTTCATGACTCATTGTGGGTGGAACTCCATACTTGAAGGTGTGAGTGCTGGGGTCCCCATGATCACTTGGCCTATGTTTGCAGAGCAGTTTCACAATGAAAACTTCATTACTCGGGTGTTGAAAATAGGAATTCCTGTTGGGGTTGAGAAGTGGAATGACTGGATAGATGCAGAAGATGTACAAGTGAAGAAAGAGAAGATAGCGAATGTGATCAGTCGACTgatgggtgatgaagaagaaggaaaaaacatGAGAATGAGAGCGAAAGAGCTCGGTAAGAAGGCCAAGGTAGCTGTGGAAGAAGGTGGGTCATCTTATGAAAATTTATCTGCTTTGATTCAAGAGCTCGAGATGGTTAAGGCATCAACTACAAGACGCAGAGTTCCATAG